GCCGGAGAAGCAGGTGATCAATTTGATGGGCGATGCCGCGTTTGGGATGGCAGGGCTGGATCTGGAGACGGCTGTGCGGGCAGAGATTCCGATTTTTACGGTTGTGCTCAATAATGGCGTGATGACGAAGTACGATTCGCATATGCCCTATGCTTCAGATCGCTTTGGGAGCAATGAGTTGAGCGGAAATTACGCCCATGTGAGCGCGGGGTTGGGCGCACAGGCAGAGCGCGTGGATACGCCCGCGGAACTCGCTCCCGCGATCCACCGCGCACTCGCCGCGAATAGAGAGGGCAAAACCGCTGTGCTGGAGGTTATGACCAAGGCAGAGCCGAATGTCCCGACGTGATATAGTGCGAGTGTTTTAGAATAGGTAAGTAGTCATTCAGGAATTTTTTTGGTATATTCATAGGAAGGATAGTGGCGTCAAACGAAATGGGCTGTCGTGCTCTCTGTCCTGTCATCGCGGCATGGTTTTAGCCGCGATCCAGAAGGTTTTTCGCATTATGTGATAAAACTCATAGACAGCTACTAAGTGTGCCAAATTTTGTCAGATAAAAGGAGGTGGTTCGGCATGAACGGTGTTTTCATTTATTGGGATAATTCCAATATTTTCCATGAAGCACAACGTTTGGCGGAGGAACGGCGCGAAGGCCCAAATGCCCGTTATCGCGTGCGTATTAACTTTGATAATATACTGCGTCTAGCGCATGCCGACCGCCCTTTGAAGAAAGCACTTGCCGCTGGCTCTGTGCCGCCGGAGATGCGCCAGTTGTGGAATCGGATGGAGAGCAAGGGGGTGGAAGTTCAGCTATTTGACCGGGGCGAATCTGCGCGTGGTGAACAGGAAATGCCCGACCGGGTGTTGCAGTTGCGGATGCTGGAAGATGCGTTGGATTACAATGGGAATCCGGGTATTGTGGTGTTGTTGACAGGCGATGGCGCGGGTTATCTGGAAGGTGCGGGTTT
The sequence above is drawn from the Gemmatimonadota bacterium genome and encodes:
- a CDS encoding NYN domain-containing protein, whose amino-acid sequence is MNGVFIYWDNSNIFHEAQRLAEERREGPNARYRVRINFDNILRLAHADRPLKKALAAGSVPPEMRQLWNRMESKGVEVQLFDRGESARGEQEMPDRVLQLRMLEDALDYNGNPGIVVLLTGDGAGYLEGAGFHSTLERMHKRGWRVEILSWKHSCNQRMRKWAQENGVFVALDDFYEAITFMEPSRPGAELAVPRDSAELDLSKRPMA